In one Candidatus Kuenenbacteria bacterium genomic region, the following are encoded:
- the secG gene encoding preprotein translocase subunit SecG, which produces MQILDIVQIVVATLLIITILLQNRGSGLGAAFGGEGNIYMAKRGAEKFVFWATIVLAFIFLGLGVARILLQ; this is translated from the coding sequence ATGCAGATTTTGGATATCGTACAGATCGTGGTGGCTACTTTACTTATTATCACTATTCTTCTTCAAAATCGAGGCTCTGGCCTCGGCGCTGCCTTTGGCGGCGAAGGCAACATTTATATGGCCAAAAGAGGGGCAGAAAAATTTGTTTTCTGGGCCACTATTGTGCTGGCCTTCATATTTTTGGGCTTGGGCGTAGCACGCATACTCCTCCAATAA
- the recG gene encoding ATP-dependent DNA helicase RecG, whose product MLINLKSKIENITSVGKRIAPGLKKLGVLSVEDLLNYWPFRYEDWSRVKTIAEVEAGASATVRGQIEIIQNKRSQWKKRLVTEAIISDSTESIKAVWFHQPYLIKNLRPGDEIFLSGKAEDKNGELQFIHPNYEKVTRYKKEMTHTARIVPIYSLTKSVTEKQLRYVMSQIIALSKYIKDWLPSELIQKNKLMALSAAVKQIHFPDNQQVLNQALERIKFDELFIIQMRAALAKKTLQQALAKKIEFKEKETQKFVKSLPYSLTKAQKITGWEILKDLGKNKPMNRLLEGDVGSGKTIVACLSILNTALNGYQTGYMAPTEILARQHYENLTKLFHGWPIKIALLTSADKRTNIRIDKDKEIYKLITAGKLDLVIGTHALIQNKVNFNKLALVIIDEQHRFGVEQRKMLKQKNNDGTIPHLLSMTATPIPRTLALTAYGDLDLSVINEMPAGRKEIKTEIVPPEKRPDKYKFVLEQIKQGRQAFVICPLIDPSDKLGVKAVKEEYEKLDNKIFPDLPIGLMHGKLKAEEKEKAMRDFLEQKTKILVSTPVIEVGIDVPNSTMILIESAERFGLAQLHQFRGRVGRGTEQSYCFLFTESNNVEAIRRLQTLAQCKNGFELAERDLEFRGPGEVYGIRQSGYNDLLKVAKLTDYIIIKKSKTAVEEILGQDGNLDQYQPIKERLKKFETEVHWE is encoded by the coding sequence CGCACCAGGTCTAAAAAAGCTTGGCGTTTTGAGCGTCGAGGATCTTCTGAATTATTGGCCCTTCCGCTATGAGGACTGGAGCCGGGTGAAGACTATCGCGGAAGTAGAGGCCGGGGCGAGCGCCACAGTCCGCGGGCAGATCGAGATAATCCAGAATAAACGTTCGCAGTGGAAAAAACGATTGGTGACCGAAGCAATAATTTCTGACAGCACAGAGAGTATCAAGGCGGTCTGGTTCCACCAGCCATATCTCATCAAAAATCTGCGCCCGGGCGATGAAATCTTTTTGTCCGGTAAAGCCGAAGATAAAAACGGCGAACTACAGTTTATTCACCCCAATTACGAAAAAGTAACGCGTTATAAAAAAGAAATGACCCACACGGCTAGAATCGTGCCGATTTATTCTTTGACAAAAAGTGTAACGGAGAAACAACTGCGCTATGTGATGAGCCAGATCATCGCTCTATCCAAATATATAAAAGATTGGCTGCCGAGCGAATTAATCCAAAAAAATAAACTGATGGCCCTGAGTGCAGCTGTCAAACAAATACATTTTCCGGACAACCAACAGGTTTTGAATCAAGCATTGGAGAGAATAAAATTTGACGAGCTTTTTATTATTCAAATGCGTGCGGCGCTGGCCAAAAAAACCCTGCAACAAGCTCTAGCAAAAAAAATAGAATTTAAAGAAAAAGAAACCCAAAAATTTGTGAAATCACTCCCCTATTCTCTGACCAAGGCACAAAAAATAACTGGCTGGGAGATTCTCAAAGATCTGGGGAAAAATAAACCCATGAACAGGCTTTTGGAGGGTGATGTGGGCTCGGGCAAAACGATCGTGGCATGTCTCTCAATTTTGAATACGGCCTTGAATGGCTACCAAACTGGCTATATGGCCCCGACGGAAATCCTGGCTCGACAACATTATGAAAATCTGACCAAATTGTTCCACGGCTGGCCAATCAAAATAGCACTTCTGACCAGTGCAGACAAACGAACCAACATTAGAATCGACAAGGATAAAGAAATTTATAAATTAATCACTGCCGGAAAACTGGATCTGGTTATTGGCACCCATGCCTTGATTCAAAACAAGGTCAATTTTAATAAATTGGCGCTCGTCATTATTGATGAACAACACCGTTTTGGGGTGGAGCAAAGAAAAATGCTCAAACAGAAAAATAATGACGGCACTATCCCCCACCTCTTATCAATGACTGCCACACCAATCCCGAGAACATTGGCTCTGACGGCCTATGGAGATCTGGATCTGTCGGTGATCAATGAAATGCCCGCCGGCAGAAAGGAAATCAAAACAGAAATCGTGCCACCGGAAAAACGACCGGATAAATATAAGTTTGTCTTGGAGCAGATAAAACAAGGCCGGCAGGCATTTGTGATTTGTCCCCTGATTGATCCGTCGGACAAACTGGGAGTCAAGGCGGTCAAAGAGGAATATGAAAAATTGGACAATAAAATATTTCCGGATTTGCCTATTGGCCTAATGCATGGAAAACTAAAGGCCGAAGAAAAGGAAAAAGCCATGCGCGATTTTTTGGAACAAAAAACAAAAATATTGGTGTCCACACCGGTGATTGAGGTGGGGATTGATGTACCCAATTCAACGATGATTCTAATTGAGTCAGCTGAAAGATTTGGCCTGGCCCAACTGCATCAATTTCGCGGCCGGGTCGGACGAGGGACCGAACAATCTTATTGCTTTTTATTTACTGAATCAAATAATGTGGAGGCGATCAGAAGGTTGCAAACCTTGGCGCAGTGTAAAAATGGCTTTGAATTGGCCGAGCGCGATCTGGAGTTTCGTGGTCCGGGAGAGGTTTATGGTATCAGGCAGTCTGGCTATAATGATCTATTGAAGGTGGCCAAGCTGACCGATTATATTATCATCAAGAAAAGTAAAACCGCAGTGGAAGAAATATTGGGCCAAGATGGAAACTTAGACCAATATCAGCCGATAAAAGAACGATTGAAAAAATTTGAAACGGAAGTGCATTGGGAATAA